A stretch of the Hippocampus zosterae strain Florida chromosome 16, ASM2543408v3, whole genome shotgun sequence genome encodes the following:
- the LOC127588486 gene encoding zinc finger protein OZF-like, with protein sequence MSSRRTAECEQELCRPKEENERPFQLVDAICNMQPRVAFGTADISEDVQPDWQEPATPDIKEEEVPNYNEEGSEPPYIKEEAICKLPSTGITLKSKYQCQSEMSRGVEPMSSTSYQRMTTDCDGDHCGGSQKDGLIAPLSDSDDMSHATHGDYHDCDDDDESEGDLICLTENQHWRCSQCGKSYAYKSRLKQHMRTHTGEKPFSCLVCGKRFSRKGQVMSHTRTHTGEKPFTCSVCGQSFSQSVSLISHTRTHTGEKPFSCSVCGQSFSQRGNLISHTRTHTGVKPFSCSVCGQRFSLKGNLISHIRTHTGEKPFSCSICGQRFFRKTHLKIHTRTHTGERPFTCSVCGQSFSLSTKLKIHKRIHTGEKPYACSVCGQRFSQKTNLKIHTRIHTGEKPFACSICSQRFSHKISLKIHMRTHAAEEPFACSVCGQKKSQKKKVKRHKCAGEERCNQA encoded by the coding sequence ACATTAGTGAAGATGTTCAGCCGGACTGGCAGGAGCCAGCGACCCCTGACATTAAGGAGGAAGAGGTTCCCAACTATAATGAGGAGGGAAGCGAGCCCCCCTACATCAAGGAAGAGGCTATCTGCAAGTTACCATCTACTGGCATCACTTTGAAGAGTAAATATCAATGTCAAAGTGAGATGAGCAGAGGGGTGGAGCCTATGAGCAGCACCTCATATCAACGCATGACAACAGACTGTGATGGTGACCACTGTGGAGGATCACAAAAAGACGGCCTCATCGCTCCACTGTCAGATAGTGATGACATGTCACATGCGACTCATGGGGATTATCAtgattgtgatgatgatgatgagtctGAAGGTGATCTGATATGTCTCACTGAAAACCAGCACTGGCGGTGTTCTCAGTGTGGGAAAAGCTATGCTTATAAGAGCCGtttaaaacaacacatgagaacacacacaggagagaaacctttttcctgtttGGTTTGTGGGAAAAGATTCTCGAGGAAGGGACAGGTAATGAGCCACACAAGAACCCATACTGGCGAGAAACCATttacctgctcagtttgtggccagaGTTTTTCTCAGAGCGTGAGCTTAATCagtcacacaagaacccacactggtgagaaaccgtttTCCTGCTCGGTTTGTGGCCAGAGTTTCTCTCAGAGAGGAAACCTAATAagtcacacaagaacacacactggtgtcaaacctttttcctgctcagtttgtggccaaagattctctcttaAGGGAAACTTAATAAGTCATATAAGAACCCACACAGGTGAGAAACCGTTTTCCTGCTCaatttgtggtcaaagattcttTCGAAAGACacacttaaaaatacacacaagaacccacaccggTGAGAGACCCTttacctgctcagtttgtggtcagAGCTTCTCTCTTAGCACAAagttaaaaatacacaaaagaatCCACACAGGTGAGAAACCTTACGCCTGTTCAGTTTGCggtcaaagattctctcaaAAGACTAacttgaaaatacacacaagaatccacactggagagaaaccctttgcctgctcCATTTGCAGTCAAAGATTCTCACATAAGATAAGCTTAAAAATACACATGAGAACCCACGCTGCAGAggaaccttttgcctgctcagtttgtggccaaaaaaaatctcagaagAAGAAGGTCAAGAGACACAAGTGTGCTGGTGAGGAACGCTGTAATCAAGCTTAA